One Sodalinema gerasimenkoae IPPAS B-353 DNA segment encodes these proteins:
- a CDS encoding IS110 family transposase, whose product MSKTPQWIGVDVSQQTLDVYIRPLGKAIQIPNSPTQIAQLVESWQNERIERVVVEATGKLERELVIQLQEAEFPVSVINPRQGRDFAKATGRLAKTDAIDAQTLAYYGEALKPPVLASSSAETRQLQELTSRRRQLIEMQTAEKNRCRRARGKALVDIEAHLDYLRGRLEQLNAEIEELTQNCAEWSSKVELLKTMPGIGQAIATTLVSDLPELGQLSAKKIARLVGVAPLNFDSGKYKGQRRIQGGRAPVRAILYMGAVVAMRYNPAIKVFYERLVKKGKPKKLALTACLRKLLVMLNAMVRDHRPWQYSESPAARP is encoded by the coding sequence ATGTCAAAGACACCTCAGTGGATCGGAGTTGACGTGAGTCAACAGACTCTGGATGTTTACATTCGTCCATTGGGAAAAGCCATCCAAATCCCCAACAGCCCGACCCAAATTGCCCAACTCGTCGAGTCTTGGCAAAACGAGCGGATCGAGCGAGTTGTGGTCGAAGCGACTGGGAAACTAGAAAGGGAACTGGTCATTCAATTACAAGAGGCCGAGTTCCCCGTTTCAGTCATCAATCCCCGCCAAGGTCGAGATTTTGCCAAAGCTACTGGTCGTTTAGCTAAAACTGACGCGATTGATGCTCAAACATTGGCGTATTATGGCGAAGCCCTAAAGCCCCCGGTTCTAGCATCGAGCTCGGCTGAGACTCGTCAACTACAAGAGTTAACGAGTCGCCGGCGTCAGCTCATTGAGATGCAAACGGCTGAGAAAAATCGTTGTCGTCGCGCACGTGGCAAGGCTTTGGTGGATATCGAGGCTCACCTAGACTATCTCAGGGGACGTCTCGAACAACTCAACGCCGAGATTGAGGAATTGACTCAGAATTGTGCGGAATGGTCATCAAAAGTCGAATTACTTAAAACCATGCCCGGCATCGGTCAAGCGATTGCCACTACCTTGGTTTCTGACCTACCCGAACTGGGTCAACTCAGTGCCAAGAAAATTGCTCGCTTGGTCGGTGTAGCACCCCTGAATTTTGACAGTGGCAAGTACAAAGGTCAACGAAGAATTCAAGGAGGTCGGGCACCGGTCCGAGCAATTTTGTACATGGGGGCGGTTGTGGCCATGCGATATAATCCAGCTATTAAAGTTTTTTACGAACGCCTCGTCAAAAAAGGCAAGCCGAAAAAACTAGCTTTAACAGCCTGTCTGCGTAAACTTCTGGTCATGTTGAATGCGATGGTTCGAGATCATCGACCCTGGCAGTATTCAGAAAGCCCAGCAGCTCGTCCTTAG
- a CDS encoding nucleotidyltransferase family protein, with product MTLLATLQNKREQILDIAAKHGAYNVRVFGSVVRGEDTPDSDIDFLIDYDLEKITPWFPVGLIHDLQDFLGRDVDVVTAKSLHHYIKERVLSEAKPL from the coding sequence ATGACGCTATTAGCAACCTTGCAAAACAAACGAGAGCAAATTTTGGACATTGCCGCCAAGCATGGAGCCTACAACGTTCGGGTGTTTGGCTCGGTGGTGCGGGGCGAAGATACCCCAGACAGCGACATCGATTTTTTGATTGACTACGACTTAGAAAAAATAACGCCGTGGTTTCCGGTGGGGTTGATTCACGATTTACAGGACTTTTTAGGGCGAGATGTGGATGTGGTGACCGCTAAGTCGTTGCACCACTATATTAAAGAGCGGGTATTGTCGGAGGCCAAGCCCCTATGA
- a CDS encoding HepT-like ribonuclease domain-containing protein: MKDRRLYLVHVQDCLTRIRDYTQGGKAEFMQNGMVQDAVLRNLEIMGESVKKLPEAWKQSQPQVEWVKVGDFRNVLAHDYLDVDLDIVWNIIENYLPGLEAAVRKLIDEVKP; encoded by the coding sequence ATGAAAGATCGTCGTTTGTACCTCGTTCACGTTCAGGACTGCCTGACTCGGATTCGAGACTATACCCAAGGGGGCAAAGCTGAGTTTATGCAAAATGGCATGGTGCAAGATGCGGTGTTGCGTAATCTCGAAATTATGGGCGAATCAGTGAAGAAGCTGCCGGAGGCCTGGAAGCAGAGCCAACCACAGGTGGAATGGGTGAAAGTAGGGGACTTTCGCAATGTGCTGGCCCATGACTATCTAGACGTTGACCTCGATATTGTTTGGAACATTATTGAAAATTATCTGCCGGGGTTGGAAGCGGCGGTGCGGAAGCTCATTGACGAGGTAAAGCCATGA
- a CDS encoding DUF2442 domain-containing protein yields the protein MIQPRINCAKAIENHKLLVEFDNGDMRKYDVSRLLNNPMFALLKNPAFFRDFRVEPGGYALVWNEDIDISEYELWQNGTSVADENCFSHLEGVHFDSQDDGAIKPSNHLGQCNESR from the coding sequence ATGATCCAACCTCGAATTAATTGCGCCAAAGCAATTGAAAACCATAAGCTTTTGGTTGAATTTGATAATGGAGATATGCGGAAATATGATGTCTCTAGGTTGTTGAATAATCCTATGTTTGCCCTCTTGAAAAATCCTGCATTTTTTAGGGATTTTCGGGTTGAACCTGGAGGATATGCTCTCGTTTGGAATGAGGATATCGACATTAGTGAATACGAACTGTGGCAGAATGGAACTTCTGTTGCTGATGAAAATTGTTTTAGTCATCTTGAGGGCGTGCATTTCGATAGTCAAGATGACGGCGCTATTAAACCATCGAATCATCTTGGTCAATGTAATGAGTCACGGTAG
- the proS gene encoding proline--tRNA ligase, whose amino-acid sequence MRLSQMLLVTLREDPAEAEIPSHKLLLRAGYIRRVASGVYAYLPLMWRVLQKVSAIVREEMNATGAQECLLPQLQPSELWQESGRWDTYTKAEGIMFALTDRQGRDMGLGPTHEEVITAIARDCIQSYRQLPLHLYQIQTKFRDEIRPRFGLMRGREFIMKDGYSFHTDEDSLKQTYAEMDQAYRNIIRRCGLAFQAVEADSGAIGGSGSQEFMVLAEAGEDEVLYVEDGSYAANVEKAVSLPPDAEPSPFTTYEKRDTPDTATIASVCEMLNCSPTQVVKNVLYQAVYDTGITVLVLVSIRGDRDVNEVKLQNELTRRAGDYKANALISLEVPDAEAQQKWAAKPLPLGYIAPDLGDDWIQPQKQVHPKFLRLGDNTVKDLTNFVTGANETGYHVVGANWGDTFTCPPLLDLDKAMAGDRCLKNPEFTLQTARGIEVGHIFQLGTKYSQALGAMFTDENGKGNPLVMGCYGIGVSRLAQSAVEQSHDKDGIIWNPAIAPYHAIITVPNINVEEQMQVAEQLYEELNAAGVETLLDDRKERAGVKFKDADLMGIPYRVVTGRAIANGKVEVVQRATQEKQELEISQVVSTLKTWLEASQQ is encoded by the coding sequence ATGCGACTGTCCCAAATGCTCCTCGTCACCCTGCGCGAAGACCCCGCCGAGGCAGAAATCCCCAGCCATAAACTCCTGTTGCGGGCCGGTTACATCCGACGAGTCGCCAGTGGCGTGTACGCTTACCTCCCCCTGATGTGGCGCGTCTTGCAGAAAGTGTCCGCCATTGTCCGTGAAGAGATGAACGCCACCGGCGCCCAGGAATGTCTACTTCCCCAACTGCAACCCTCCGAATTATGGCAAGAGTCGGGACGCTGGGACACCTATACGAAAGCTGAAGGGATTATGTTCGCTCTCACCGATCGCCAAGGCCGGGACATGGGACTTGGCCCCACCCATGAAGAAGTCATTACCGCGATCGCCCGCGACTGTATCCAATCCTATCGCCAACTTCCCCTTCACCTCTATCAAATTCAAACCAAGTTCCGGGACGAAATTCGCCCCCGCTTCGGCTTGATGCGCGGCCGGGAGTTCATTATGAAGGATGGCTATTCCTTCCATACCGACGAGGACAGCCTCAAACAAACCTACGCCGAGATGGATCAGGCCTATCGCAATATCATCCGCCGCTGTGGCTTAGCCTTCCAAGCCGTTGAAGCGGATTCTGGGGCCATTGGTGGGTCCGGTTCCCAAGAGTTTATGGTTCTGGCGGAGGCTGGGGAAGATGAGGTTCTCTATGTCGAGGATGGAAGTTACGCGGCCAACGTGGAAAAAGCTGTCTCGCTTCCCCCCGATGCTGAACCCTCACCGTTCACCACCTACGAGAAACGGGATACTCCCGACACCGCCACGATCGCCTCAGTCTGTGAGATGCTCAATTGTTCGCCGACTCAGGTGGTAAAAAATGTTCTCTATCAGGCGGTTTATGATACTGGAATTACGGTGTTGGTCTTGGTGAGTATTCGTGGCGATCGCGATGTGAATGAGGTCAAACTGCAAAATGAACTGACTCGCCGCGCTGGAGATTATAAGGCAAACGCCCTGATTTCTTTGGAGGTTCCTGATGCCGAAGCGCAACAAAAATGGGCGGCAAAACCTCTCCCCCTCGGCTACATTGCTCCGGATTTAGGAGATGATTGGATTCAGCCCCAAAAACAGGTTCATCCTAAGTTTTTACGCTTAGGAGATAATACCGTAAAAGACTTGACAAACTTCGTGACAGGTGCTAATGAAACGGGCTATCACGTGGTAGGCGCGAATTGGGGCGATACCTTTACCTGTCCGCCTCTGCTGGATTTAGATAAGGCTATGGCGGGCGATCGCTGTCTCAAAAACCCCGAGTTCACCCTACAAACCGCCCGAGGCATTGAAGTGGGGCATATTTTCCAATTGGGAACCAAGTATTCCCAAGCCCTGGGGGCAATGTTTACCGATGAAAACGGGAAAGGGAATCCCCTCGTGATGGGCTGTTATGGAATTGGGGTATCTCGTTTAGCCCAATCGGCCGTGGAACAGTCTCATGATAAGGATGGCATTATTTGGAATCCGGCGATCGCCCCCTATCATGCCATCATTACCGTTCCCAATATCAATGTCGAAGAACAGATGCAGGTGGCCGAACAACTGTACGAAGAACTCAACGCCGCCGGAGTGGAAACCCTCCTCGACGATCGCAAGGAACGGGCCGGCGTGAAGTTCAAAGATGCTGATTTGATGGGGATTCCCTATCGCGTGGTTACCGGGCGGGCGATCGCCAATGGCAAGGTTGAAGTGGTACAACGGGCCACCCAGGAGAAACAAGAACTGGAGATTTCCCAAGTTGTTTCAACTCTCAAAACCTGGCTTGAGGCGAGTCAACAGTAA
- a CDS encoding GDYXXLXY domain-containing protein yields the protein MTEDLIPNPVETQPEIEVQRKPRGLSQWRFWLPLLFQGFLILAVPARDAHTVITGTPVVLQTAPVDPYDMLRGYYQTLSYEISQRQRLQELPGGNELFNTPLYGDRHFDFYVILEEPSEVAAPGERPLPWVPVAVSAERPDDLASNQIALRGQHRNWQIVYGLERYYMPEHQRNDINNRISQIQMEEPESFVVQVKVSDRAHAVPISLWVGEENYEF from the coding sequence ATGACAGAAGATTTAATCCCCAACCCCGTGGAGACTCAACCCGAGATTGAGGTTCAACGGAAACCCCGTGGCCTTTCTCAATGGCGGTTTTGGCTCCCCTTACTGTTCCAGGGATTCCTAATTCTAGCGGTTCCCGCCCGTGATGCCCATACGGTAATCACCGGAACTCCAGTGGTTTTACAAACGGCACCGGTTGACCCCTATGATATGTTGCGGGGCTATTATCAAACCCTCAGTTATGAGATTTCTCAACGCCAGCGACTCCAGGAACTTCCCGGCGGTAATGAACTGTTTAATACTCCCCTCTATGGCGATCGCCATTTTGACTTCTACGTGATTCTCGAAGAGCCAAGCGAAGTCGCCGCCCCCGGAGAACGTCCACTCCCCTGGGTTCCCGTCGCTGTCAGTGCTGAGCGTCCTGATGATTTAGCCTCTAATCAAATTGCCTTGCGAGGACAACATCGCAATTGGCAAATTGTCTATGGTTTGGAACGGTATTATATGCCGGAACACCAACGCAATGACATCAACAATCGAATCAGCCAAATTCAGATGGAGGAACCGGAATCGTTTGTGGTTCAAGTTAAGGTGAGCGATCGCGCTCATGCGGTTCCGATTAGTTTATGGGTAGGGGAGGAGAATTATGAGTTTTAG